The genomic stretch ACTTATTTCGTTACAAACAGGCTATGATTTGTTTCAACCCGGGGTATAATTTGTCTTTATTCACGGTATCATTTGATTCCCGGTAGGAGTGCTTTCGGACAGAGGTGCTGGTTGTGTACGCATTTGTTGCTGATATTCCGAAGGAAGCACATGAAAAGCTTCTTTAAAATAACGGGTAAAATATTTGGGATTGTTGAATCCTACACTATAAGCCACTTCAGCCACGGTCATCCGAGAATGGGCAAGCAGTTGCCTGGCGCGCTCCAGACGAATTCTGCGAATAAACTCCAGCGGAGATTTTCCGGTTAGGGCTACAATTTTCTTGTACAAAGCAGCCCGGCTCATGTAGAGTTCCTGGCTGAATTTTGCAACCGAAAACTCAGGATCCTGCAAATATTTTTCAACCACTTTTCTGGCCCTGTCGAGGAATTCTTCGTCTTCTGCTGGAAGTTGCACCATGGGTGGGGTAAGATCCACAGCTGGCGGGTGAAGTTTGTGCAGGCGGCGTTTTTCCCGCAACAAATTGCGGATACGGGTTTGGAGGATTTCGAAATTAAACGGTTTCACCAGATAATCATTGGCGCCGGCCTCCAGGCCTTCAATCTGCTGTTCATCACCAGCCCGGGCAGTGAGCAGAATCAAGGGAATGGCTGCAGTCCTTGGATCGGTCTTTAGCTTTTTGGCCAGTGCAATGCCATCCATGCCAGGCATCATCACATCACTGACAATTAAGGCGGGCTGCTCATGCAGGGCTATTTCCCAGGCAGTCTGGCCATCGGCTGCCTCCAAAATGCGGTAGTGCAGCTGCAAGTTATCTTTCAGGTAAAACCGAAAATCTTCATTGTCCTCCACAAGCAGAATCGCTGGTTTATGCCCAGATTGCGGTTCGGAGGCAGCGGCAGCTAATTTTGGAGCCGGCACATGGGTAATCTGCCAACTTGCAGATGCAGCCTCCGCTGGAATTGACCGGACGGGCAGCCATACATCAAACCGAGATCCCAGTCCCGGTGTACTTTTTACGGTGATTTCCCCTCCATGCATCCGCACAAATTCCCGGGTAATGGACAGACCTATACCACTGCCCTGATTCATGATTTCCGGCGGCGCATCGTGCTGGAAAAAACGTTCGAAGATATAAGGTTGCTTTTCTTCAGGTATGCCAATGCCCGAGTCAATCACGCTCAGCAGAAAATAAGCCCGTTCATTGCCTGTTTCATCGGTACGTATCCTGTGTTCCATGCGAAGGGCTACGGTGCCACCCGCAGGTGTAAATTTAAATGCATTGGATAGCAGGTTGAATACAATCCGTTCCAGTTTGTCGGCATCAAAAGCCATCAGAAGCGATGAAAGATTGGTTTCTATGGTAAAGGCAATTTGTTTCCGGTCAGCAATATCCATGAACGACATGGCAAGCTCCCGCACATAAGCCACCACATCGGCCTCGGAAAGATGTAGCGGGATGGATTGGGTTTCCAGTTTGCGGAAATCGAGCAGCTGGTTGACCAACAACATCAGCCGGCGGGCATTCCGATAAATAAGATGGAGTTGTTTCTGCAGTTCCGGGTAGGTATCCTGCTTAAGCAATCGTTCCAAAGGAGTTAAAATCAGCGTTAATGGTGTACGGAATTCGTGGCTTACATTGGTGAAAAAGCGAATCTTCATCATGTCTAGCTCATGCATGCGTTGGGCTTCCAGCTGTTGCTGCTGCAGCTGAAAATGCATGCGAGCCCGGTCTAGCAGTATTTTCCGGGCCAACCAAAGGCATCCGATGACAAAGGCAGCATACAGCAAATAGGCCCAGGGTGTGCGCCAGAATGGAGGTAAAATGGTAATCTCGAGGGTAGTGCCCCGGGTATCCCATACACCATCATTGTTGGCTGCTACCACATGCAACACATAATGCCCGGGATTCAGATTGGTATAAACGGCTTTGCGTTGGCTGCCGTCGGTATAAATCCAGTCTTGATTGAATCCTTCCAGTTTGTAGGCATACATGTTCCGGATGGAAGGGCTATAGCCCAGCGCCGCAAATTCAATGGAAAAATCATTGGCATTATAGGGCAATACCAGCGAACGGGTCTGGGCAAGTGCCTGTTTTAAAATTACATGACCCTTGATTTTTTCTCCTACTCCCACATCGTGGTTGAAGATCTGCAGATTGGTTAGCACAATTGGCGGCGTTTCACGGCTAATCTGAATATGTGCCGGATCAAACAGGTTAAATCCGTTGGGACCTCCGAAAGCCAACAGGCCTTCCCGGAGGCGATAAGCCGCTTTTTCATTGAACTCTCTGCCCTGCAGACCATCGAGCTCATCAAAGTTGCGGAAATGAAACTGCCATTTGTCTGCCTGGCGGCTGACCTGCAGGTTACACAGGCCATTGGGTGTACCCATCCAGAGCTGATGGGAAGAATCTTCGAGTATGGTGAGAATGGCATTATCCGGCAGCCCGTCCTTCTGATAAAAATGCTGGATATGTCCTGTAAGGGGGTTGAGCAGATTCAATCCTTCCCGGGTACCGATCCACATCCACCCCCTGGCATCTTCACAAAGGGAAATCACATTGTCGTTGCTCAGGGAGGCCGGATTGCCTTCCTGGTGGCCATAATGAGCCAGAATGCGGCCCGTGGCAGGATCCATGACATCCACCCCGCCGGCAGTGCCGATCCATAGCCGCCCCTGCCTGTCCTGTAAAAGCACGGAAATATATTTCAAGGCCGTTGAAGCAGGATCGCTGAGCGGGTAGTGGATAAAACGCCCGGTTTGTAGATCCAGCCGATCCAGGCCTTGCCCCAGAGTGCCAATCCAGAGCCGCCCCTGGCGATCCTGGAGTATATCCCACACCTTGTCGCCGGCAATCGAATAGGGATCCCCATCCCGATGCCGGTAATGCACAAAACGATGCCCGTCAAAACAATCCAGTCCTCCATAGTAGGTGCCGATCCACAGTTTGCCCTGCTGATCGAGACACAAACTCACAATCACATTGTTGGAAAGTGAATGGGGATCATTGGAGCGATGGACATACTGCCGGAAGAGATTTTGCTTCCGGTCAAAATAAATCAGCCCACCCCCGTTGGAACCAATCCATAAATTTCCCTTGGCATCTTCCAGAAACCGATTTACATCATCATAGCCCAGTTCGGCCGGATGAACAAACCAATGCTTATACAACGGGAAACGATCAAATCGTTCGTTGTAATAACAGAATCCCTTTTTATATGTGCCCACCCAGATGATGCACGATGAGTCGCGGAACAAGGCATATACACTGTTCTGGCTCAGGCTCTTATCGTCGTCCGGCTGATTGAGTATGTAGCTGATTTCGTAACCGGGTAAATGGATGATGTTGATCCCACCATGATCGGTGCCTATCCAGATATTGCCCTTTCGGTCCTGGATAATGCCATACACAATGTCATTGTTCAACGGATAGCGGGGATTGCCTTTGCTGAAATGGATAAATTGCCGGGTGGCTGGTTGGTAGTAAAATACGCCGGCTGCATCCTGGGTGAGATAAGCCCAGAGGCCTCCCGAGCGATCCACAAACAGTGCGTAATTTCCGGGATGAGGAGTTATGCCGGAAAATATATCCATATGACGGGTTAACTGCAGGGTCTGAGCATTCACCTGCCCTATGCGTCCCTGCCAGTCAATGATCCAGATATTGCCCGCCTGATCCAATGTCATGCCGGTGATGCTATCACTCAACAAACCCGTTGCTGCCTGTTGTTTCCCCCAAACCAGCCGGCTTTTGCGCGTGTGCGGATCATAGCAATATAAGCTTCCTTCCGCAGGAGCATAGGCCGGATCATACAAAAACCAATAGCGTCGCTGCTGATCCCGGATAATCTGGCTTACCGTGCCTGTGGGCAGACCCAGTTCGTGCAGATAATTCAAATAATCCCGGCGAAAGCGCTCTGTGCGCGGATCATAAATATCTGCTCCGTTTCGTGTATTGATCCATAGCCTCTGATCGGGCAGCGGATAAATATTGGTGATATAATTGTCACTCAGGGAAGTGGTATCATGAACCTGATGCCGGAAAACCGTGAAATGATAACCATCATAACGGTTTAAGCCAGACATGGTGCCGATCCACATAAAACCCTGATCATCCTTCCAGAAACAATTCACCTGGTTATGCGACAAGCCCGCATCCATATCCACCCGGGTAAAGGACAACCTGGTCAATTGCCCGGAGGCAGCTAAACTACCGCCAAGGAGCACACAGCACAGCCCTACCCTGAACAGCAGCATACGAGGCATAAGAGAAAAAGATTGCATGCTTTTCAAAAAAGTAAGTTAAACAAATTCCTGTTAACCCAACAACGGGTTTGCCTATCTTTGACGATATGCAAATCAGTTTTCACGGCGCTGCCCGAACGGTTACGGGTAGTAAACATCTGATCACACTCAAATCAAGCCGCCGCATTTTGCTGGACTGTGGCATGTATCAGGGCATGGGCATCAGAGCCCGGCAACTGAATCACGAATGGGGTTTTGATCCTCCATCCGTGGATTTACTTGTGCTGAGCCATGCTCATATTGACCATTCGGGACTTATTCCCAAACTGGTTCACGAAGGCTTCCACGGGCCGGTGTATTGCACCTCCCCCACCCGCAAGCTCAGCGAGCTCCTGCTGCTTGACAGTGCCCATATCCAGGAAGAGGACGCCGATTTTGAGCATCGTAAAATGGCACATTTTTCCCAGCCCCCCACCGATGAAAACAAGCCCCTTTACACCGTTTCTGATGTGACGGCTGCCATGGCTCTGTTTCACGAATTGCCCTATAACCAATGGCATCAGATTACCGATGAGGCAGAATTGATGTTTACCGATGCCGGGCATATCTTAGGCAGCGCCTGTGTGCATCTCCGCATCCGGGAAAACGGTCAGACCTTCCACATCACCTTTTCCGGCGACGTGGGACGTTACCGGGATGTGATCGTCAATTCTCCTGCACCATTTCCCCAGGCAGATTACGTGATTATGGAATCCACCTACGGCAATAGCCTGCATGAACCCGCCAGCCAATCGGCTGACCAGCTGCTGCAATGGATTACCCATACCTGCCTGGAGAAAAAAGGCAAACTCATCATAGCTGCATTCAGCCTGGGACGCACCCAGGAAATTCTGTACTACCTGAATCAACTGGAACTGGAAAACCGTTTGCCAGCCCTCTCGTATTATCTGGACAGCCCATTAAGCATTGCACTGACAGAAATCATCAAGCAGTATCCGGATTATTTTAATTCCCGGGTAAAAAAGCTGCTGGAGCATGATGATGATCCTTTCCGGTTTCAGGGGCTCGAATATGTCCGGGAAGTTGCTGATTCCAAACTGTTGAATTATGTGAACAAACCCTGTGTAATTATCAGTGCTAGCGGCATGGCCGATGCAGGCCGGATCAAACACCATATCAGCAACAATATTGAAAATTCACGCAATACCATTTTGTTTACCGGCTATTGTGAACCCGAATCGCTGGGCGGCCGCTTGCTGACCCACCCGAAAGAAGTACATATTTTCGGCGTACCCCACGAAGTGCATGCCGAGATCGCCCAGTTGAAATCCATGAGTGCCCATGGCGATTATGAAGATCTGGAGCAATGGTTGGGTTGCCAGGATCCCCGGCAGGTACGCCAGCTGTTTCTGGTGCACGGGGAATATGAGGTACAGCTTGCTTTCCAGCAGCGTTTGCTGCGAAAAGGCTTTCCCGAAGTGATGATTCCCGACCTGCACCAGTCTTTTTACCTGAGTCTTTAAAAACTGCCTTGCATGCGCCTGTACAACAGTTGGATGCTGATAGGTATTTTCTGTTTCCGGATAGCGGCCGGACAATCCGTATCCTGGCCCATGCTGCCTTTTCAGAAACAGGATAGCGTGAATCCCATCCTGTGGCCTGACAGTGCAAAAGAATGGAAAGACCCCGTAAGCCGGCAGCCGGTCCATTGGATGGTGCATAATGTATTGAATCCTGCGGCCATCGTGCACGGGGGACAAATATGGCTGCTGTTCCGCGCTCAGGATGCATCACCCCTGGCACCCACGGGCACCTCGCGCATTGGCTTGGCCTCTTCTTCAGACGGATTGCATTTCCACATCCGGTCCGAACCCGTATTGTTTCCAGACACTGACGCCATGCAGGCTTATGAATGGCCGGGTGGGATTGAAGACCCGCGGATCGTGGAACGTGAAGACGGATTGTATGTAATGACCTACACAGCCTATGATGGCCACACGGCCCGGTTGTGCATAGCCACTTCCCGCGATCTCATCCATTGGAAAAAACAGGGACTGGCCTTCCCAGATCAGCCCACCCGCTGGTCAAAATCAGGTGCCATCATCACCGAATTGAAAAACGGAAAACTAATCGCCAGAAAAATCAACGGCCAATACTGGATGTACTGGGGTGATACCCATATTTTCATAGCCACATCTCCGGATCTGCTGCACTGGCACATGATGCAGGACAGCACCGGACAACCGCTGCCGCTTATGGGCCCCCGGGCTTATCATTTTGACAGCCGGCTTGTAGAGCCGGGTCCTCCGCCGGTATGGACGCCACGGGGCATCTGGTTTGTGTACAACGGGATGAACGCCCGCAACCAGCGAGATCCCCGGCTGCCACCCGACGCCTATGGTGTGGGACAGGCATGGATAGATCCGAATAACCCTACCCGCGTCATTCACAGGCTATCTGCTCCTTTCCTGATTCCGGAAAAAAGTTATGAACGAACGGGACAGGTGAATCTGGTTTGTTTCGCGGAAGGATTGGTCTGGTTTTCCGGTAAATGGTACCTTTATTATGGTACGGCCGATTCGCGCATAGCCGTGGCCATTTACTCGCCCGGCAGCGGAGTAGCTGACGCTTCGGAATGAAACCAGTTCCATATCAGCCGGGCTCTGGATGGGCCTACTTCTCGGCGCAGTTCATCCTCGCTCAGTTCCCGGATCCGCTTCACCGAGCGGAACTTCATTAGCAACTGATCGGCCGTACGCCTGCCAATGCCGGGAATAGCCTCCAGCTCATTCTTAAATGTACCCTTGCTGCGGATCTGCCGGTGAAATTGAATCCCAAACCGATGCACCTCGTCCCGGATATGCCGGATGAGCCGCAGGCTTTCGCTATGGTAAGGTAACTTCAGGCTCTCCTTATCGCCCGGAAAGAAAATTTCCTCTTCCTGCTTGGCCAGCCCCACCACGGTAAGTTTGCCCCGGAGGCCTAAGGCTTCTATACTTTCCAGTGCTGCATTCAGCTGTCCCTTTCCCCCATCAATAATCACCAGCTGGGGCAGAGGCCTGGCTTCATCGATCAGCCGCTTATAGCGCCGGTACACAATTTCCCGCATCGACGCAAAATCATCAATCCCCTGTACGGTTTTTACATGAAAATGCCGGTAATCCTGCTTGCTGGGTTTGCCATCCCTGAAAACCACACAGGCAGCCACCGGATAACTTCCTTGAAAATTGGAATTGTCGAAGCATTCAATATGCCGGGGAAGTTCAGGCAGTTGCAGGTCTTCCTGCAGCTGGCGCAGCACCTCCATTTCATGTCCATCATCCTTGCGATCAAGCAACAACCTTCTTTTCTGTTCCTGCTCTTCCCGGTAAAAATGGGCATTCTTCAAGGAAAGCTCCAGCAGTTTCTTCTTATCCCCCGATCGGGGCACCGTCACTTTTACCTGCGGATCCGGAAAGGCAATGTGAAATGGCACAATAATCTCCGGAGCCTGACTTCGGAATGTTTCCCTCAGATGCACAATAATCTGCAGCAGTACATCAGCCGCCTCTTCTTCTACCTTGGCTTCTACCATCAGGCTTTTGCTATCCATCACCAGACCTTTCAGCACCCGCAGGTAATTCACATACAGGTATTGCTGATCCTGAACCACGGAGAACACATCCACATCCCCCACACGGGGATTTACAATTGCTGAGCGGGCCTGATAGGCCTGCAGGTCCTCAATTTTCCTTTTCCAGATTTCGGCCTGCTCAAATTCCAGCCGGGCCGCATGGGCCTGCATCTGCGCTTTGAATTCAGCAATTACCGGCGCTAGGTTGCCCCGCAGGATATTCCTCACCTGTTCAATGCCCTGCATGTAATCTTCTTCCGTCTGGAGTCCTTCGCAGGGTCCTTTACAATTTCCCAGATGATATTCCAGGCAAACCCTGAATTTCTTACGCTCAATGTTCTGGCGAGTCAGATGCAGGGAACAGGTACGCAGCTGCACCACCGAGCGGATAAAATTGAGCAGTTCCCTGACCTTCCCTACCGAAGTAAAAGGACCCAGGTATTCTGAACCGTCATCAATCCGCCGACGGGTGAGAAATACCCGGGGAAAGGGTTCATTTTTAATGACAATGTACGGATAAGTCTTATCGTCCTTCAGGTTGATGTTGAAGCGGGGCTGAAATTCCTTGATCAGGTTGTTTTCCAGCAAAAAAGCATCCTGTTCCGAGTTTACCACCGTCCATTCAATGTGCTGGATAAGCGATACCAGCCTGCGTGTCTTGTAAGCCGTCACCTGGCGGGTAAAATAGGAACTGATCCGTTTGTGCAGATCTTTTGCCTTGCCCACATAAAGCAATTCATGATTTGCGCCATAATACCGGTACACTCCCGGCTGATGAGGGATGATGGGCAGAATCGCCTTGAATTCTTCTGGTTTCACCGCACAGATCGTTTTAAACCAACCTGCCTGCCGGCAGGCAGGCATTATCCCCGCTGCTCAGGCCTGAGGAGCAAACAAAACCCGCACATAAATGCGGCGGGGAGCAAAAAGTTGCATGTGCTCGTAGGTAATGATCTCCACGCTTTTGCCTGCCTGATAAAGCAGTTGTTTGGAAGTATGATATAGAAAATTGTCGGTCATGCTTTTCACATAAATGCTATGAATGGTGTGGGATGGATTTACCTGCAGATAAATCTGATAAGGCTTGGTCACAGCCCCCTGCGAGGTGTATATAATCGTGATTTTACCGGTCAGGCTGTCTTCAAAACTTTCAATTTGATACACACCCCGAAATGCCGGCCGGTCAATATCCATAGCCATAAAAGGCTGAAAAACAGCCATCAGATTCTGGCGTGTCATCGGCATCCACACGGTATCAGAATGCTGGTTCATGCTCACCACCTTCATCAGGGAAATGCGGCCACTATCCTGCATGAAACTATCAATTTGCTGTGTGAAATACTGCTTCAGGCTAAAATATTCCTGCTCTGGTTTGGCCTGAGGATCCTCTGCCTGATGTGATCTGCAGCCCAAAGCCCCTGCCAGAAGCAGCAAACAAAAACCTCTGCAAAGGTTTTTCATCATTCAACAAAATTAGGTGGATTGCGGATAGATAAAAAATAAGCCGGTGTAAACACACCGGCCGCACGCAGATAACAGTAATTAAACCTACAAAGTAAAGCCTGCGGAAAAAATATGTGACACCAACTCAACCATGCGATGAATCTTTTCAATAATAATGACACAGAAAAACAATGAAACGTTGCTTCTGTTGCAAAAAAATTTTTTTCCTCAGGGAATGACTCCAATTTTCCAGGACACCAGATACAGATTTTCCTTCAGATTGGGCTGATGACGATAGGCGTTCAGGAGCTGATAATGGAAATCAGGCCCCATGAAAATTTGTCCGCGGCCTACAGGTAGAATCAGGGAGCCCGACAGCAATGCACTTACGTTCCATTTACGCAGCTGGTTATCATCAGCCATATAACGCTGATAGGCAGGCACATACAGATATTGCTGCTGATGCAGGGCCAGATCCATACCCGCACCCCCGTTTACCTGCCATTGCATTTTCCCGAATAATTTTCCCCGATAGCCCGCAAAAACTGGTAATTCTATGCTCACCTGCTGATTGACGAGCGTGGTATATTGGTCGGGAGTCAGCAATGCATTGGGATTATAAGCGCCGTAAACCGTGGAAAGTTGAGCCGGGCCGCCGCCAGACATACTCATGGGGCTTGAATTTCGGGCATAGGCAGCTCCGGAAAGATTCACGGCCTGAATGTGATATTGAAAAG from Thermoflavifilum aggregans encodes the following:
- a CDS encoding hybrid sensor histidine kinase/response regulator transcription factor, with amino-acid sequence MQSFSLMPRMLLFRVGLCCVLLGGSLAASGQLTRLSFTRVDMDAGLSHNQVNCFWKDDQGFMWIGTMSGLNRYDGYHFTVFRHQVHDTTSLSDNYITNIYPLPDQRLWINTRNGADIYDPRTERFRRDYLNYLHELGLPTGTVSQIIRDQQRRYWFLYDPAYAPAEGSLYCYDPHTRKSRLVWGKQQAATGLLSDSITGMTLDQAGNIWIIDWQGRIGQVNAQTLQLTRHMDIFSGITPHPGNYALFVDRSGGLWAYLTQDAAGVFYYQPATRQFIHFSKGNPRYPLNNDIVYGIIQDRKGNIWIGTDHGGINIIHLPGYEISYILNQPDDDKSLSQNSVYALFRDSSCIIWVGTYKKGFCYYNERFDRFPLYKHWFVHPAELGYDDVNRFLEDAKGNLWIGSNGGGLIYFDRKQNLFRQYVHRSNDPHSLSNNVIVSLCLDQQGKLWIGTYYGGLDCFDGHRFVHYRHRDGDPYSIAGDKVWDILQDRQGRLWIGTLGQGLDRLDLQTGRFIHYPLSDPASTALKYISVLLQDRQGRLWIGTAGGVDVMDPATGRILAHYGHQEGNPASLSNDNVISLCEDARGWMWIGTREGLNLLNPLTGHIQHFYQKDGLPDNAILTILEDSSHQLWMGTPNGLCNLQVSRQADKWQFHFRNFDELDGLQGREFNEKAAYRLREGLLAFGGPNGFNLFDPAHIQISRETPPIVLTNLQIFNHDVGVGEKIKGHVILKQALAQTRSLVLPYNANDFSIEFAALGYSPSIRNMYAYKLEGFNQDWIYTDGSQRKAVYTNLNPGHYVLHVVAANNDGVWDTRGTTLEITILPPFWRTPWAYLLYAAFVIGCLWLARKILLDRARMHFQLQQQQLEAQRMHELDMMKIRFFTNVSHEFRTPLTLILTPLERLLKQDTYPELQKQLHLIYRNARRLMLLVNQLLDFRKLETQSIPLHLSEADVVAYVRELAMSFMDIADRKQIAFTIETNLSSLLMAFDADKLERIVFNLLSNAFKFTPAGGTVALRMEHRIRTDETGNERAYFLLSVIDSGIGIPEEKQPYIFERFFQHDAPPEIMNQGSGIGLSITREFVRMHGGEITVKSTPGLGSRFDVWLPVRSIPAEAASASWQITHVPAPKLAAAASEPQSGHKPAILLVEDNEDFRFYLKDNLQLHYRILEAADGQTAWEIALHEQPALIVSDVMMPGMDGIALAKKLKTDPRTAAIPLILLTARAGDEQQIEGLEAGANDYLVKPFNFEILQTRIRNLLREKRRLHKLHPPAVDLTPPMVQLPAEDEEFLDRARKVVEKYLQDPEFSVAKFSQELYMSRAALYKKIVALTGKSPLEFIRRIRLERARQLLAHSRMTVAEVAYSVGFNNPKYFTRYFKEAFHVLPSEYQQQMRTQPAPLSESTPTGNQMIP
- a CDS encoding MBL fold metallo-hydrolase RNA specificity domain-containing protein — encoded protein: MQISFHGAARTVTGSKHLITLKSSRRILLDCGMYQGMGIRARQLNHEWGFDPPSVDLLVLSHAHIDHSGLIPKLVHEGFHGPVYCTSPTRKLSELLLLDSAHIQEEDADFEHRKMAHFSQPPTDENKPLYTVSDVTAAMALFHELPYNQWHQITDEAELMFTDAGHILGSACVHLRIRENGQTFHITFSGDVGRYRDVIVNSPAPFPQADYVIMESTYGNSLHEPASQSADQLLQWITHTCLEKKGKLIIAAFSLGRTQEILYYLNQLELENRLPALSYYLDSPLSIALTEIIKQYPDYFNSRVKKLLEHDDDPFRFQGLEYVREVADSKLLNYVNKPCVIISASGMADAGRIKHHISNNIENSRNTILFTGYCEPESLGGRLLTHPKEVHIFGVPHEVHAEIAQLKSMSAHGDYEDLEQWLGCQDPRQVRQLFLVHGEYEVQLAFQQRLLRKGFPEVMIPDLHQSFYLSL
- a CDS encoding glycoside hydrolase family 130 protein, coding for MRLYNSWMLIGIFCFRIAAGQSVSWPMLPFQKQDSVNPILWPDSAKEWKDPVSRQPVHWMVHNVLNPAAIVHGGQIWLLFRAQDASPLAPTGTSRIGLASSSDGLHFHIRSEPVLFPDTDAMQAYEWPGGIEDPRIVEREDGLYVMTYTAYDGHTARLCIATSRDLIHWKKQGLAFPDQPTRWSKSGAIITELKNGKLIARKINGQYWMYWGDTHIFIATSPDLLHWHMMQDSTGQPLPLMGPRAYHFDSRLVEPGPPPVWTPRGIWFVYNGMNARNQRDPRLPPDAYGVGQAWIDPNNPTRVIHRLSAPFLIPEKSYERTGQVNLVCFAEGLVWFSGKWYLYYGTADSRIAVAIYSPGSGVADASE
- the uvrC gene encoding excinuclease ABC subunit UvrC — its product is MKPEEFKAILPIIPHQPGVYRYYGANHELLYVGKAKDLHKRISSYFTRQVTAYKTRRLVSLIQHIEWTVVNSEQDAFLLENNLIKEFQPRFNINLKDDKTYPYIVIKNEPFPRVFLTRRRIDDGSEYLGPFTSVGKVRELLNFIRSVVQLRTCSLHLTRQNIERKKFRVCLEYHLGNCKGPCEGLQTEEDYMQGIEQVRNILRGNLAPVIAEFKAQMQAHAARLEFEQAEIWKRKIEDLQAYQARSAIVNPRVGDVDVFSVVQDQQYLYVNYLRVLKGLVMDSKSLMVEAKVEEEAADVLLQIIVHLRETFRSQAPEIIVPFHIAFPDPQVKVTVPRSGDKKKLLELSLKNAHFYREEQEQKRRLLLDRKDDGHEMEVLRQLQEDLQLPELPRHIECFDNSNFQGSYPVAACVVFRDGKPSKQDYRHFHVKTVQGIDDFASMREIVYRRYKRLIDEARPLPQLVIIDGGKGQLNAALESIEALGLRGKLTVVGLAKQEEEIFFPGDKESLKLPYHSESLRLIRHIRDEVHRFGIQFHRQIRSKGTFKNELEAIPGIGRRTADQLLMKFRSVKRIRELSEDELRREVGPSRARLIWNWFHSEASATPLPGE